The following proteins come from a genomic window of Citrobacter europaeus:
- a CDS encoding YbjO family protein has protein sequence MEDDALGFFKKSSTSHARLNVPALVQVAALAIIMIRCLDLLMIFNTLGFRGTSEFIHRSVQTWNLTLVFLGSLVLLFVEIYCAFSLVKGRNWARWIYLLTQIIASVYLWAASLGYGYPELFSIAGESRREILRTLVMQKLPDILVLLLLFVPASSRRFFRLQ, from the coding sequence ATGGAAGACGACGCGTTGGGATTTTTTAAGAAATCATCCACATCACATGCCCGCTTAAACGTCCCTGCTTTGGTGCAGGTGGCGGCGCTGGCTATTATTATGATCCGCTGTCTCGATCTGTTGATGATTTTTAATACGCTCGGGTTTCGCGGAACCAGCGAATTTATTCATCGCAGCGTACAGACCTGGAATTTGACGCTGGTGTTTCTGGGTAGCCTGGTGCTGCTGTTTGTCGAAATTTACTGCGCATTTTCGCTGGTCAAAGGACGAAACTGGGCGCGCTGGATCTATCTGCTGACCCAGATTATCGCTAGCGTCTATCTGTGGGCGGCTTCGTTGGGCTACGGATACCCGGAACTGTTCAGTATTGCGGGGGAGTCCAGGCGTGAAATCCTGCGTACGCTGGTGATGCAAAAATTGCCGGATATACTGGTGTTACTACTGCTGTTTGTTCCTGCGTCCAGCAGACGGTTCTTCCGTTTGCAATAA
- the rlmC gene encoding 23S rRNA (uracil(747)-C(5))-methyltransferase RlmC: protein MQCALYDAERCRSCQWITQPVADQLLSKTADLQNLLADYPVGEWCVPVSGPESAFRNKAKMVVSGSVEKPLLGMLHRDGTPEDLCDCPLYPASFAPVFAALKPFIARAGLTPYNVARKRGELKYLLLTESRFDGGMMLRFVLRSEAKLAQLRAALPWLQAQLPQLKVITANIQPVHMAIMEGESEIFLTERQALAERFNDVPLWIRPQSFFQTNPVVAGHLYATARDWVRQLPVNHMWDLFCGVGGFGLHCATPQMKLTGIEIAPEAIACAKQSAQELGLQNLHFQALDSTQFATAQGEVPDLVLVNPPRRGIGKPLCDFLSRMAPRFIVYSSCNAQTMAKDIRELSGYRIERVQLFDMFPHTAHYEVLTLLSRQN from the coding sequence ATGCAGTGCGCACTTTATGACGCCGAACGCTGTCGCTCCTGTCAGTGGATAACACAGCCAGTCGCCGATCAACTCCTCTCAAAAACAGCCGATCTGCAGAATCTACTGGCTGATTATCCGGTCGGAGAATGGTGCGTGCCGGTCAGCGGCCCGGAAAGCGCTTTTCGTAATAAAGCCAAAATGGTGGTCAGCGGCAGCGTGGAAAAACCGCTGCTGGGGATGCTGCATCGTGACGGTACGCCGGAGGATTTGTGCGACTGTCCGCTCTATCCTGCGTCTTTTGCGCCCGTATTTGCCGCGCTCAAACCGTTTATCGCCCGTGCGGGGTTAACGCCCTATAACGTGGCGCGTAAACGCGGGGAGCTGAAGTATCTGCTGTTAACGGAAAGCCGGTTCGATGGCGGCATGATGCTGCGTTTTGTCCTGCGTTCCGAGGCAAAACTGGCCCAACTGCGCGCGGCGCTGCCATGGTTACAGGCACAGCTGCCGCAGTTAAAAGTGATCACCGCCAATATTCAGCCTGTGCATATGGCGATTATGGAAGGGGAGAGTGAAATCTTCCTGACGGAACGACAGGCGCTGGCGGAACGCTTTAACGATGTGCCGTTGTGGATCCGCCCGCAGAGCTTTTTCCAGACCAACCCGGTGGTGGCGGGGCATTTATATGCCACGGCGCGCGACTGGGTGCGTCAGCTTCCGGTTAATCATATGTGGGATCTGTTTTGCGGCGTCGGGGGCTTTGGTCTGCACTGCGCCACACCGCAGATGAAACTGACGGGGATTGAAATTGCACCAGAGGCGATTGCCTGTGCGAAACAGTCTGCGCAGGAGCTTGGGCTGCAGAATCTGCATTTTCAGGCGCTGGATTCGACCCAGTTTGCTACCGCCCAGGGCGAAGTGCCTGACCTGGTGCTGGTGAATCCGCCGCGTCGGGGGATTGGAAAGCCGCTGTGTGATTTTCTTTCCCGCATGGCGCCGCGTTTTATCGTTTATTCCAGCTGTAATGCCCAAACCATGGCGAAGGATATTCGCGAGTTGTCTGGATATCGCATTGAACGTGTCCAGCTTTTCGATATGTTTCCACACACCGCGCACTACGAAGTATTAACGCTTCTCAGCCGACAAAACTAA
- a CDS encoding isochorismatase family protein translates to MSSPANFNGSRPVIDVNDSVMLLIDHQSGLFQTVGDMPMPELRARAAALAKMATLAKMPVITTASVPQGPNGPLIPEIHANAPHAQYVARKGEINAWDNEDFVKAVKATGRKTLIIAGTITSVCMAFPAISAVAEGYKVFAVIDASGTYSKMAQEITLARVVQAGVVPMDTAAVASEIQGTWNREDAAEWAEVYTKVFPAYQLLIESYGKAQEVVTNGEKLDSQR, encoded by the coding sequence ATGTCCAGTCCTGCAAACTTTAATGGCTCACGTCCGGTCATCGATGTGAATGATTCCGTCATGCTGCTTATCGATCATCAGAGCGGGCTGTTCCAGACCGTCGGCGATATGCCAATGCCAGAACTGCGTGCGCGTGCCGCCGCGCTGGCTAAAATGGCGACCCTGGCAAAGATGCCGGTGATTACCACGGCATCCGTACCACAGGGGCCTAACGGTCCATTGATTCCAGAGATCCACGCCAATGCGCCGCATGCCCAATACGTGGCGCGTAAAGGTGAAATCAACGCCTGGGATAACGAGGACTTCGTGAAAGCGGTCAAAGCGACGGGGCGTAAAACGCTGATTATCGCCGGTACGATTACCAGCGTGTGCATGGCTTTCCCGGCCATCAGCGCGGTTGCGGAAGGCTACAAGGTTTTCGCTGTGATAGACGCTTCCGGTACTTACAGCAAAATGGCGCAGGAAATCACCCTGGCTCGCGTTGTTCAGGCTGGTGTCGTGCCAATGGATACTGCCGCCGTCGCTTCTGAAATTCAGGGTACATGGAACCGTGAAGACGCCGCCGAATGGGCGGAAGTGTATACCAAAGTCTTCCCGGCTTATCAGCTGCTGATCGAGAGCTACGGCAAAGCTCAGGAAGTCGTGACTAACGGCGAAAAACTGGACTCTCAGCGCTAA
- a CDS encoding pirin family protein, producing MKQVTGVYTAPRPHWVGDGFPVRSMFSYQSHAEQLSPFLLLDYAGPHTFTPGNEKRGVGEHPHRGFETVTIVYSGEVEHRDSTGRGGIIGPGDVQWMTAGAGILHEEFHSPEFTRQGGELEMVQLWVNLPAKDKMAVPGYQGISSDVIPTVALPNEAGSVRVIAGSYQDTKGPAHTFSPLNVWDMRLQRNHQLTLSQPEGWSTALVVLKGNITVNGTTSASEAQLVVLSQQGKTLHIEATSDASVLLLSGEPLNEPIVGYGPFVMNTKQEIAEAVRDFNSGRFGQI from the coding sequence ATGAAACAAGTAACAGGCGTCTACACCGCACCTCGCCCACACTGGGTTGGCGATGGATTTCCGGTCCGCTCGATGTTCTCTTACCAGTCTCATGCTGAGCAACTAAGCCCGTTCCTGCTGCTGGATTACGCCGGTCCGCATACATTCACTCCGGGTAACGAAAAACGCGGCGTAGGCGAACACCCGCACCGTGGTTTTGAGACGGTGACCATCGTTTACAGCGGCGAAGTTGAACACCGTGATTCAACCGGTCGCGGCGGCATTATCGGCCCCGGCGACGTGCAGTGGATGACTGCCGGTGCAGGAATATTACACGAAGAGTTCCATTCACCTGAATTTACCCGTCAGGGTGGCGAACTGGAAATGGTGCAACTGTGGGTCAATCTACCGGCAAAAGACAAAATGGCCGTACCGGGTTATCAGGGCATCAGCAGCGATGTTATTCCGACCGTCGCCCTGCCCAATGAAGCAGGCAGCGTTCGTGTGATTGCAGGCAGCTATCAGGATACGAAAGGCCCGGCACATACTTTTTCGCCGCTGAACGTCTGGGATATGCGCCTGCAACGTAATCATCAGCTTACGTTGTCCCAGCCTGAAGGATGGAGCACCGCCCTGGTGGTATTAAAAGGCAATATCACCGTAAACGGCACCACGTCTGCCAGCGAAGCGCAACTGGTGGTGCTAAGCCAGCAGGGCAAGACGCTACACATTGAAGCCACCAGCGACGCCAGCGTGCTGCTGCTGTCTGGCGAGCCGTTGAACGAGCCGATTGTGGGTTACGGTCCGTTTGTGATGAACACGAAACAAGAAATCGCTGAAGCCGTACGCGATTTTAACTCCGGCCGCTTTGGCCAAATCTGA
- a CDS encoding LysR family transcriptional regulator, protein MTKPDLNDFAWFVHVVEEGGFAAAGRALDEPKSKLSRRIAQLEERLGVRLIQRTTRQFNVTEVGQTFYEHCKAMLVEAQAAQDAIAALQVEPRGIVKLTCPVTLLHVHIGPMLARFMARYPDVSVQLEATNRRVDVVGEGLDVAIRVRPRPFEDSDLVMRVLADRGHRLYASPQLIEQMGALHSPAELTRWPGLSLASGKHVHRWELFGPQGARAEVHFTPRMITTDMLALREAAVAGVGVVQLPQLMVKDQLAEGELVALLDGWEPKREIIHAVFPSRRGLLPSVRALVDFLTEEYARMIED, encoded by the coding sequence ATGACGAAGCCGGATCTCAATGATTTTGCATGGTTTGTGCATGTTGTAGAGGAAGGGGGATTTGCAGCGGCGGGTAGGGCGCTTGATGAACCAAAATCAAAACTGAGCCGACGTATAGCGCAACTGGAAGAGAGGCTGGGAGTCCGACTGATTCAGCGAACCACCCGCCAGTTTAACGTGACGGAAGTTGGGCAAACCTTTTACGAACACTGTAAGGCGATGTTGGTTGAAGCGCAGGCGGCGCAGGATGCCATCGCCGCGTTACAGGTTGAACCGCGTGGGATTGTGAAGCTGACTTGTCCTGTTACGTTGCTGCATGTGCATATCGGGCCAATGCTTGCCCGTTTTATGGCGCGTTATCCTGACGTATCCGTACAACTGGAGGCCACTAACCGCCGCGTGGACGTTGTTGGAGAAGGCCTGGACGTGGCGATCCGCGTCAGGCCCCGGCCATTTGAGGATAGCGATCTGGTGATGCGCGTGCTGGCGGACAGGGGACATCGTTTATATGCCAGTCCGCAGTTAATTGAGCAAATGGGGGCGCTACACTCTCCGGCGGAGCTGACACGCTGGCCGGGCCTGAGTCTGGCCTCAGGTAAACATGTGCATCGGTGGGAGTTATTTGGCCCGCAGGGTGCGCGGGCAGAGGTACATTTCACGCCGCGAATGATTACCACCGATATGCTGGCGTTACGTGAAGCCGCAGTCGCTGGCGTAGGTGTTGTGCAACTTCCGCAGTTGATGGTAAAAGATCAATTAGCCGAGGGTGAACTGGTCGCGTTGCTTGACGGCTGGGAACCTAAGCGAGAAATTATTCACGCCGTCTTCCCATCACGCAGGGGATTATTACCTTCAGTGCGCGCATTAGTGGATTTCTTAACGGAAGAATATGCGCGGATGATTGAGGATTAA
- the infA gene encoding translation initiation factor IF-1 — protein MAKEDNIEMQGTVLDTLPNTMFRVELENGHVVTAHISGKMRKNYIRILTGDKVTVELTPYDLSKGRIVFRSR, from the coding sequence ATGGCCAAAGAAGACAATATTGAAATGCAGGGTACCGTTCTCGATACGTTACCTAATACCATGTTCCGCGTAGAGTTAGAAAACGGTCACGTGGTTACTGCACACATCTCCGGTAAAATGCGTAAAAACTATATCCGCATCCTGACGGGCGACAAAGTGACTGTTGAGCTGACCCCGTACGACCTGAGCAAAGGCCGCATTGTCTTCCGTAGTCGCTGA
- the aat gene encoding leucyl/phenylalanyl-tRNA--protein transferase: MRLVQLSRHSIAFPSPEGALREPNGLLALGGDLSPARLLMAYQRGIFPWFSPGDPILWWSPDPRAILWPEKFHLSRSMKRFHKNSPYRVTLNYAFGQVIEGCANDREEGTWITHDVVDAYHRLHELGHAHSIEVWRHNELVGGMYGVAQGTLFCGESMFSRQENASKTALLVFCAEFIRQGGKLIDCQVLNSHTASLGAVETPRREYLEHLSRLRQQRLPSHFWVPRTLFLPQR, from the coding sequence ATGCGCCTGGTGCAACTGTCCCGCCATTCTATAGCCTTCCCGTCACCGGAAGGCGCTTTACGCGAGCCTAACGGTTTGTTGGCGCTTGGCGGCGATCTCAGTCCCGCCCGCCTGCTGATGGCCTACCAGCGCGGTATTTTCCCATGGTTTTCACCCGGCGACCCCATCCTCTGGTGGTCGCCCGATCCGCGCGCTATTCTTTGGCCCGAGAAATTTCACCTCAGCCGCAGCATGAAACGCTTTCATAAAAATTCGCCTTATCGCGTGACGCTCAATTACGCGTTTGGTCAGGTGATTGAAGGCTGCGCGAATGACCGGGAGGAAGGCACCTGGATAACGCATGATGTGGTGGACGCATACCATCGCCTGCACGAACTGGGGCATGCGCACTCTATTGAAGTGTGGCGACACAATGAATTAGTGGGCGGTATGTATGGTGTGGCGCAAGGCACGTTGTTTTGTGGCGAATCGATGTTCAGCCGTCAGGAAAATGCGTCCAAAACCGCACTGCTTGTTTTTTGCGCTGAATTTATCCGTCAGGGCGGAAAATTAATCGACTGCCAGGTATTAAATAGCCACACAGCTTCGCTGGGGGCGGTCGAAACACCGCGTCGGGAGTACCTTGAGCACCTGAGCAGACTGCGTCAGCAGCGGCTACCGAGCCATTTCTGGGTTCCCAGGACGTTATTTTTACCTCAGAGGTGA
- the cydC gene encoding cysteine/glutathione ABC transporter ATP-binding protein/permease CydC produces MRALLPYLTLYKRHKWMLTLGIVLAIVTLLASIGLLTLSGWFLSASAVVGVTGIYSFNYMLPAAGVRGAAITRTAGRYFERLVSHDATFRVLQHLRIYTFSKLLPLSPAGLSRYGQGELLNRIVADVDTLDHLYLRVLSPLVGAFVVIMVVTLGLSVLDFTLAITLGGIMLLTLFILPPLFYQAGKSTGQSLTHLRGQYRQQLTSWLQGQAELTIFGASERYRAQMEATELQWHEAQRRQSELTALSQAVMLLVGALAVIMMLWMASGGVGGNTQPGALIALFVFCALAAFEALAPVTGAFQHLGQVIASALRITELTEQQPEVTFPDAGSPVPEQVTLTLRDVSFSYPGQAQKALDTLSLQASPGEHIAILGRTGCGKSTLLQLLTRAWDPQGGEILINEQPIATLSEATLRQCISVVPQRVHLFSATLRDNLLLAAPHADDNALAAMLRRVGLDKLLENDGLNAWLGEGGRQLSGGELRRLAIARALLHDAPLMLLDEPTEGLDATTESQMLELISDVMRNKTVLMVTHRLRGLSRFDQIIVMDNGQIIEQGNHADLLARQGRYYQFKQRL; encoded by the coding sequence ATGCGCGCTTTGCTACCTTATCTGACGCTGTATAAACGTCACAAATGGATGTTAACGCTGGGGATCGTTCTGGCGATCGTCACGCTGCTGGCAAGTATTGGTTTGCTGACGCTTTCAGGTTGGTTCCTGTCGGCTTCTGCGGTGGTTGGTGTCACCGGGATTTACAGCTTTAACTATATGCTTCCTGCCGCAGGCGTACGTGGTGCAGCAATCACCCGTACCGCGGGGCGTTATTTCGAGCGCCTGGTCAGCCACGACGCCACGTTCCGCGTGCTGCAACATTTGCGTATTTATACCTTCAGCAAACTCTTGCCGCTCTCGCCTGCTGGCCTGTCTCGTTATGGACAGGGGGAATTGCTCAACCGCATCGTAGCAGATGTCGACACGCTCGATCATCTGTACTTACGCGTACTCTCTCCGCTAGTGGGCGCTTTTGTCGTCATTATGGTAGTTACACTGGGGCTAAGCGTTCTCGATTTCACGCTGGCTATCACTCTCGGCGGTATTATGCTGCTGACCTTATTTATCCTGCCCCCGCTCTTTTATCAGGCAGGCAAGAGCACCGGACAAAGTCTGACGCATCTGCGTGGACAATATCGTCAGCAGTTAACGTCCTGGCTGCAAGGCCAGGCTGAATTGACCATTTTTGGCGCCAGTGAACGCTACCGCGCTCAAATGGAAGCCACCGAGTTACAGTGGCACGAAGCCCAGCGACGCCAGTCTGAATTAACCGCGCTGTCACAGGCGGTCATGCTGTTAGTTGGCGCGCTGGCGGTAATAATGATGTTATGGATGGCCTCAGGCGGCGTGGGCGGCAACACCCAGCCAGGCGCACTGATCGCGCTGTTTGTTTTCTGTGCGCTGGCGGCGTTCGAAGCGTTGGCGCCAGTCACCGGTGCGTTTCAGCATCTCGGTCAGGTCATTGCCTCCGCGCTGCGCATCACCGAGTTAACCGAACAGCAGCCAGAAGTTACCTTCCCGGATGCCGGCTCTCCGGTTCCTGAGCAGGTCACCCTTACGCTACGCGATGTGTCATTCAGCTACCCGGGTCAGGCACAAAAAGCGCTCGATACCCTTTCCCTGCAAGCCTCACCCGGTGAACACATTGCGATTCTTGGTCGTACCGGCTGCGGCAAATCAACGCTGCTGCAATTGTTGACCCGCGCATGGGATCCGCAGGGTGGCGAAATCCTGATTAACGAGCAGCCGATTGCTACCCTTAGTGAAGCCACGCTGCGCCAGTGCATCAGCGTCGTGCCGCAGCGCGTACACCTGTTCAGCGCAACCCTTCGCGATAACCTGCTGCTGGCGGCACCGCACGCCGACGATAACGCATTAGCCGCGATGTTGCGCCGCGTCGGTCTGGACAAACTGCTTGAGAATGATGGACTCAACGCCTGGCTGGGTGAAGGCGGTCGTCAGCTTTCTGGCGGTGAGCTCCGTCGTCTGGCTATCGCCCGCGCCTTATTGCACGATGCTCCGCTAATGCTGCTGGATGAACCTACCGAAGGGCTTGATGCCACAACGGAAAGCCAAATGCTTGAATTAATTAGCGATGTCATGCGCAATAAAACCGTACTGATGGTGACACACCGCCTGCGCGGGTTGTCGCGTTTTGATCAAATAATAGTAATGGACAACGGACAAATTATTGAGCAAGGTAATCACGCAGATCTGTTAGCCAGGCAGGGGCGTTATTACCAGTTTAAGCAACGTCTGTAA
- the cydD gene encoding cysteine/glutathione ABC transporter permease/ATP-binding protein CydD, whose amino-acid sequence MNKTRQKELTRWLKQQSVISQRWLNISRLLGFVSGLLIVAQAWLMARILDHMIMANIPREALLLPFIVLVLIFILRAWVVWLRERVGFHAGQHIRFEIRRQVLDRLQQAGPAWIQGKPAGSWATLILEQIDDMHDYYARYLPQMALAVCVPLLIVAAVFPSNWVAALILLGTAPLIPLFMAMVGMGAADANRRNFQALARLSGHFLDRLRGMETLRIFGRGEAETESIRAASQDFRQRTMEVLRLAFLSSGVLEFFTSLSIALVAVYFGFSYLGELDFGHYGTGVTLAAGFLALILAPEFFQPLRDLGTFYHAKAQAVGAADSLKTFMETPLAHPERGDIELATKDAVSIEAQDLVITSPEGKVLAGPLNFTLAAGQRAVLVGRSGSGKSSLLNVLSGFLSYQGSLRINGFELRDLSPDCWRKQLSWVGQNPQLPAATLRENVLLARPDASEEQLQAALDSAWVSEFLPLLPQGVDTPVGDQAARLSVGQAQRVAVARALLNPCQLLLLDEPAASLDAHSEQRVMQALNAASRRQTTLMVTHQLEDLTDWDAIWVMQDGQIVEQGTGTELSSANGAFATLLAHRQEDI is encoded by the coding sequence ATGAATAAAACCCGTCAAAAAGAGCTGACCCGCTGGTTAAAACAGCAAAGTGTAATTTCCCAACGATGGCTGAACATTTCACGCCTGTTGGGATTCGTGAGCGGTCTGTTAATCGTCGCTCAGGCCTGGCTCATGGCCCGAATTCTGGACCATATGATAATGGCCAATATTCCCCGAGAGGCGCTTCTGCTTCCTTTCATCGTGCTGGTATTGATTTTCATCCTGCGGGCATGGGTCGTCTGGTTACGCGAGCGGGTCGGGTTTCACGCAGGGCAGCATATTCGCTTTGAAATTCGCCGCCAGGTGCTTGACCGTCTGCAACAGGCAGGTCCTGCCTGGATACAGGGTAAACCAGCCGGGAGCTGGGCTACGCTTATCCTGGAGCAGATTGACGATATGCATGACTACTATGCGCGTTATCTGCCGCAAATGGCGCTGGCCGTATGCGTCCCGTTATTGATTGTGGCTGCGGTGTTCCCGTCAAACTGGGTGGCCGCTCTTATACTGCTCGGAACAGCTCCGCTGATCCCATTGTTTATGGCAATGGTCGGTATGGGCGCAGCCGATGCTAACCGCCGCAATTTTCAGGCTCTTGCTCGTCTCAGCGGCCATTTTCTTGATCGTCTGCGGGGCATGGAGACGCTAAGAATATTTGGTCGTGGTGAAGCCGAAACGGAAAGCATCCGCGCTGCGTCACAGGATTTCCGCCAGCGCACCATGGAAGTCCTGCGCCTGGCATTCCTGTCATCCGGTGTCCTTGAGTTCTTTACATCGCTTTCTATTGCGTTGGTCGCGGTTTACTTCGGTTTTTCCTACCTCGGAGAGCTCGATTTCGGCCACTACGGGACGGGCGTCACGTTGGCTGCTGGCTTCCTCGCGCTCATTCTTGCGCCGGAATTTTTCCAGCCACTGCGCGATCTGGGCACCTTTTATCACGCCAAAGCGCAAGCCGTTGGTGCAGCAGACAGCCTGAAAACCTTTATGGAAACCCCGCTGGCTCATCCAGAGCGTGGCGACATTGAGCTGGCGACGAAAGACGCCGTTTCAATTGAAGCGCAAGATCTGGTCATCACCTCGCCGGAAGGCAAAGTGTTGGCCGGGCCGCTCAACTTTACCCTGGCAGCCGGTCAACGCGCTGTACTGGTTGGACGCAGCGGTTCCGGCAAAAGTTCGCTGCTCAATGTCCTGTCTGGTTTCCTCTCTTATCAGGGATCGCTGCGAATTAACGGCTTTGAGCTACGTGATCTGTCGCCTGATTGCTGGCGTAAACAACTGTCATGGGTCGGGCAAAACCCACAGCTTCCAGCCGCCACGTTACGTGAAAACGTGCTGCTGGCTCGCCCCGATGCCAGCGAGGAGCAGCTACAGGCCGCACTCGACAGCGCCTGGGTCAGCGAGTTTTTACCCCTGCTTCCGCAGGGCGTGGATACGCCAGTAGGCGATCAGGCGGCTCGACTTTCCGTCGGACAAGCGCAACGCGTTGCCGTGGCTCGCGCCTTACTCAATCCCTGTCAGTTACTGCTGCTGGACGAACCCGCCGCCAGCCTTGATGCGCACAGCGAACAACGCGTGATGCAGGCGTTGAACGCGGCATCACGCCGCCAGACCACGCTGATGGTGACACACCAGTTGGAAGATCTTACCGACTGGGACGCTATCTGGGTGATGCAGGACGGGCAGATCGTTGAACAAGGTACCGGGACCGAACTTAGCTCAGCCAACGGGGCTTTTGCGACATTACTGGCTCATCGTCAGGAGGATATCTGA
- the trxB gene encoding thioredoxin-disulfide reductase, giving the protein MGATKHSKLLILGSGPAGYTAAVYAARANLQPVLITGMEKGGQLTTTTEVENWPGDPHDLTGPLLMERMHEHATKFDTEIIFDHISKVDLQNRPFRLTGDSGEYTCDALIIATGASARYLGLPSEEAFKGRGVSACATCDGFFYRSQKVAVIGGGNTAVEEALYLANIASEVHLIHRRDSFRAEKILIKRLMDKVENGNIVLHTHRTLEEVTGDQMGVTGLRLRDTQNTDNVESLDVAGLFVAIGHSPNTAIFDGQLELENGYIKVQSGIHGNATQTSIPGVFAAGDVMDHIYRQAITSAGTGCMAALDAERYLDGLADACK; this is encoded by the coding sequence ATGGGCGCAACCAAACACAGTAAACTTCTTATTCTGGGCTCTGGCCCTGCAGGATATACCGCTGCGGTCTACGCTGCTCGCGCTAACCTGCAACCGGTACTGATTACCGGTATGGAAAAAGGTGGTCAGTTGACCACAACGACAGAAGTGGAAAACTGGCCTGGCGATCCGCACGATCTCACGGGCCCCCTACTGATGGAGCGTATGCACGAACATGCGACCAAATTTGATACTGAAATCATTTTTGATCACATCAGCAAAGTTGATCTGCAAAATCGTCCTTTCCGTCTGACCGGCGACAGCGGTGAATACACCTGTGACGCGTTGATCATCGCTACCGGCGCTTCAGCGCGTTATCTGGGTCTACCCTCGGAAGAAGCATTCAAAGGCCGTGGCGTTTCCGCCTGCGCGACCTGCGACGGTTTCTTCTACCGTAGCCAAAAAGTTGCGGTGATCGGCGGCGGCAACACCGCTGTTGAAGAAGCGCTGTATCTGGCAAATATCGCATCTGAAGTGCATTTGATTCACCGCCGCGACAGCTTCCGCGCCGAAAAAATTCTCATCAAACGTTTGATGGATAAAGTTGAAAACGGCAACATCGTGCTGCACACCCACCGCACGCTGGAAGAAGTGACCGGCGATCAAATGGGCGTTACCGGACTGCGTCTGCGCGATACGCAAAACACTGACAACGTGGAGTCACTGGACGTTGCCGGTTTGTTTGTCGCTATCGGTCACAGCCCGAATACCGCCATTTTTGACGGTCAGCTTGAGCTGGAAAATGGCTACATCAAAGTTCAGTCCGGTATTCACGGTAATGCCACACAAACCAGCATTCCGGGTGTCTTCGCAGCCGGTGACGTGATGGACCATATTTATCGCCAGGCGATCACCTCTGCGGGCACGGGCTGTATGGCTGCGCTTGATGCCGAACGTTATCTCGACGGCCTGGCGGACGCTTGCAAATAA
- the lrp gene encoding leucine-responsive transcriptional regulator Lrp gives MVDSKKRPGKDLDRIDRNILNELQKDGRISNVELSKRVGLSPTPCLERVRRLERQGFIQGYTALLNPHYLDASLLVFVEITLNRGAPDVFEQFNSAVQKLEEIQECHLVSGDFDYLLKTRVPDMSAYRKLLGETLLRLPGVNDTRTYVVMEEVKQSNRLVIKTR, from the coding sequence ATGGTAGATAGTAAGAAGCGCCCTGGCAAAGATCTCGACCGTATCGATCGTAACATTCTTAATGAGCTGCAAAAGGATGGGCGTATTTCTAACGTCGAGCTTTCTAAACGTGTGGGACTTTCACCAACGCCCTGCCTTGAGCGTGTGCGTCGGTTGGAAAGACAGGGTTTCATTCAGGGCTATACAGCGCTGTTAAACCCACATTATCTGGATGCATCACTTCTGGTTTTTGTTGAGATTACTCTGAATCGTGGCGCCCCGGATGTGTTTGAACAATTTAACTCTGCGGTACAAAAACTTGAAGAAATTCAAGAGTGTCATTTGGTTTCCGGTGATTTCGACTATTTGCTGAAAACACGCGTACCGGATATGTCGGCATATCGTAAGCTGTTAGGGGAAACCCTGCTGCGTCTGCCTGGCGTGAATGACACACGTACCTATGTAGTAATGGAAGAAGTCAAACAGAGCAATCGTCTGGTAATTAAGACGCGCTAA